A genome region from Microcella alkaliphila includes the following:
- the valS gene encoding valine--tRNA ligase, whose product MSHAALPDKPALEGLEAKWGEAWERQGTYRFDRAAAEAAGKSCVYAVDTPPPTASGSLHIGHVFSYTHMDLAARYQRMRGKHLFYPMGWDDNGLPTERRVQNYYGVRCDPSLPYDPDFAPPFEGGDNKSSKAADQVPVSRRNFIELCEKLTVEDEKQFEDLWRALGLSVDWSLTYRTIGDEAQRAAQRAFLRNLARGEAYQADAPTLWDVTFRTAVAQAELEDKEMPGAYHRVSFHTPDGGTIEIETTRPELIAACVALVAHPDDERYQPYFGTTVRTPLFGVEVPVVAHRLAQQDKGSGIAMVCTFGDVTDVIWWRELDLATRPILGKDGRILADPPPGIEGAAAEVYAELAGKTVFSAKARMVELLTESGDLHGEPRAITHPVKFFEKGDKPLEIVTTRQWYITNGARDEALNARLIERGREVAFHPDFMRVRYENWVGGLSGDWLISRQRFFGVPIPVWYRLDEQGEITGEPIVPSEDQLPVDPSSMPAPGFDEAQRGEPNGFVGEVDIMDTWATSSLTPQIAGRWEEDPALFDLVFPYDLRSQGQDIIRTWLFSTVLRAELEHGTVPWTNAGISGFIVDPDRKKMSKSKGNVVTPAAMLESHGSDAVRYWAASSRLGTDAAFDPQNPKQMKIGRRLAIKVLNAAKFVYSFPAPEAAEAGSKAVTEPLDIDMLATLSEVVQTATAAYDGYDHARALETTEQFFWTFCDDYLELVKERAYGSQGEVGQASAVAALRLAIDVMLRLFAPVLPFATEEVWSWTHDGSVHTAAWPTVDEIGVDAQHGGLLALVSQALIGVRRAKTDAKASQKTPVTRAVLAAPALLSFAVDDLKAVGRIAELELTEADEIAVVSIELGELPTS is encoded by the coding sequence ATGTCCCACGCCGCCCTGCCCGACAAGCCCGCCCTCGAAGGACTCGAAGCGAAGTGGGGCGAGGCGTGGGAGCGCCAGGGCACGTACCGCTTCGACCGGGCCGCAGCCGAGGCCGCCGGCAAGTCGTGCGTCTACGCCGTCGACACTCCCCCGCCGACCGCGTCGGGCTCGCTGCACATCGGCCACGTGTTCAGCTACACCCACATGGACCTCGCCGCGCGCTACCAGCGCATGCGCGGCAAGCACCTGTTCTACCCGATGGGCTGGGACGACAACGGGCTGCCCACTGAGCGTCGCGTGCAGAACTACTACGGCGTGCGCTGCGACCCGTCGCTGCCCTACGACCCCGACTTCGCCCCGCCGTTCGAGGGCGGCGACAACAAGTCGTCGAAGGCCGCCGACCAGGTTCCGGTCAGCCGCCGCAACTTCATCGAGCTGTGCGAGAAGCTCACCGTCGAAGACGAGAAGCAGTTCGAAGACCTGTGGCGGGCGCTCGGCCTGAGCGTCGACTGGTCGCTCACCTATCGCACGATCGGCGACGAGGCGCAGCGTGCCGCGCAGCGCGCGTTCCTGCGCAACCTTGCCCGAGGGGAGGCCTACCAGGCCGACGCCCCGACGCTGTGGGACGTGACCTTCCGCACCGCCGTCGCCCAGGCTGAGCTCGAAGACAAAGAGATGCCCGGCGCCTACCACCGGGTGTCGTTCCACACGCCCGACGGCGGCACGATCGAGATCGAGACGACCCGGCCGGAACTGATCGCGGCCTGCGTGGCGCTCGTCGCGCATCCCGATGACGAGCGCTACCAGCCCTACTTCGGCACGACCGTTCGCACACCGCTCTTCGGCGTCGAGGTTCCCGTTGTCGCGCATCGTCTCGCCCAGCAGGACAAGGGATCGGGCATCGCGATGGTCTGCACCTTCGGTGATGTCACCGACGTGATCTGGTGGCGCGAGCTCGACCTCGCGACCCGCCCGATTCTCGGCAAAGACGGGCGCATTCTCGCCGACCCGCCCCCCGGCATCGAGGGCGCCGCCGCCGAGGTGTACGCCGAGCTCGCCGGCAAGACCGTGTTCAGCGCGAAGGCGCGCATGGTCGAGCTGCTGACCGAGTCAGGTGACCTGCACGGCGAGCCGCGCGCGATCACACACCCCGTGAAGTTCTTCGAGAAGGGCGACAAGCCGCTCGAGATCGTCACCACCCGCCAGTGGTACATCACGAACGGCGCCCGCGATGAGGCCCTCAATGCGCGCCTCATCGAGCGCGGCCGCGAGGTCGCCTTCCACCCCGACTTCATGCGCGTGCGCTACGAGAACTGGGTCGGCGGCCTCTCGGGCGACTGGCTGATCTCGCGTCAGCGCTTCTTCGGCGTGCCGATTCCCGTCTGGTACCGACTGGACGAGCAGGGTGAGATCACGGGCGAGCCGATCGTCCCGAGCGAGGACCAGCTGCCGGTCGACCCGTCATCGATGCCGGCCCCCGGCTTCGACGAGGCCCAGCGCGGTGAGCCGAACGGCTTCGTCGGCGAGGTCGACATCATGGACACCTGGGCGACCTCGAGCCTGACGCCGCAGATCGCCGGTCGCTGGGAGGAAGACCCCGCGCTGTTCGACCTGGTGTTCCCCTACGACCTGCGCAGCCAGGGCCAAGACATCATTCGCACCTGGCTGTTCTCGACCGTGCTGCGCGCCGAGCTTGAACACGGCACGGTGCCGTGGACGAACGCCGGCATCTCGGGCTTCATTGTCGACCCCGACCGCAAGAAGATGTCGAAGTCGAAGGGCAACGTCGTGACCCCCGCCGCGATGCTCGAGTCCCACGGCTCCGACGCGGTGCGCTACTGGGCAGCTAGCTCGCGCCTCGGCACCGACGCGGCCTTCGACCCGCAGAACCCGAAGCAGATGAAGATCGGCCGGCGCCTCGCGATCAAGGTGCTGAACGCCGCGAAGTTCGTCTACTCATTCCCCGCACCCGAGGCGGCCGAGGCCGGCAGCAAAGCTGTCACCGAACCGCTCGATATCGACATGCTCGCCACGCTGTCGGAGGTCGTCCAGACCGCGACCGCCGCGTACGACGGCTACGACCACGCGCGGGCGCTCGAGACCACCGAGCAGTTCTTCTGGACGTTCTGCGACGACTACCTTGAACTCGTCAAGGAGCGGGCCTACGGCTCGCAGGGCGAAGTCGGCCAGGCGAGCGCCGTCGCGGCCCTGCGCCTCGCGATCGACGTCATGCTGCGCCTCTTCGCCCCCGTGCTGCCGTTCGCGACCGAGGAGGTCTGGAGCTGGACGCACGACGGCAGCGTGCACACCGCCGCGTGGCCGACCGTCGACGAGATCGGTGTCGACGCTCAGCACGGCGGGCTGCTTGCCCTCGTCTCGCAGGCCCTGATCGGCGTGCGCCGGGCGAAGACCGACGCGAAGGCCTCGCAGAAGACGCCCGTGACCCGGGCCGTGCTCGCCGCCCCCGCGCTGCTGTCGTTCGCCGTGGACGACCTGAAGGCCGTCGGCCGCATCGCCGAGCTGGAGCTGACGGAGGCCGACGAGATCGCGGTCGTGTCGATCGAGCTCGGCGAGCTGCCGACCAGCTGA
- a CDS encoding aldehyde dehydrogenase, with amino-acid sequence MTNNNGEGGLPMDMRMMMADSMVEGMDMEAMQNLVEAAAACEQACTMCVSSMMGMDGMETCSARCMNCADMSNTMMRMMMRPAGMEMDAMMAAMQACMMMAKACSAECSMHADMNDHCRMCARACDELVAACEDMMASMRQMS; translated from the coding sequence ATGACGAACAACAACGGAGAGGGTGGACTCCCGATGGATATGCGCATGATGATGGCCGACTCGATGGTCGAGGGTATGGATATGGAGGCGATGCAGAATCTCGTGGAGGCTGCCGCCGCCTGTGAGCAGGCGTGCACGATGTGCGTGAGCAGCATGATGGGCATGGACGGCATGGAGACGTGCAGCGCCCGCTGCATGAACTGCGCCGACATGAGCAACACGATGATGCGCATGATGATGCGCCCTGCCGGCATGGAGATGGATGCCATGATGGCCGCCATGCAGGCCTGCATGATGATGGCGAAGGCGTGTTCGGCCGAGTGCTCGATGCACGCCGACATGAACGATCACTGCCGCATGTGCGCGAGGGCGTGCGACGAGCTGGTCGCCGCGTGCGAGGACATGATGGCCTCGATGCGCCAGATGAGCTAA
- a CDS encoding GNAT family N-acetyltransferase, translated as MPRHPFQSLPVPAEQAAALAARGLRFGLVDLDDEAQCAAWLRADLRGFYADDPEDGELADRFTPFRDSRLAAVWDDSAADPATPVATVSSWPTRLTTPGERYVEAWAISSVTVAPTHRRRGIARALLESELAAAREHGAPLAVLTVSEATIYGRFGFSPAAFAASLSIEQRRANWTGPVPEGRVHLVERASLRQQAPEIERRARHGVPGEIDRWPRLWDRMFALTGDTKKDAGALRAVRYDDADGEPQGFALYRVAEQGSDFTKHRVTVTELIAATPDAYAALWRYLLDLDLVAGITVDLRSVDEPLRWQVADARAVRTTDVTDHLWVRILDVPAAFAARGYAAEGSLLLDVDDPDGIAAGRYLLTAHTDGSGECAPLDGDAPDGAAHLALDVRALGSLYLGGVNAATLAAAGRIAEQTPGAAVAADAMLRSPIAPRLSIWF; from the coding sequence ATGCCGCGTCACCCGTTCCAGTCCCTTCCCGTTCCTGCCGAGCAGGCGGCCGCCCTCGCCGCCCGTGGTCTCCGCTTCGGCCTCGTCGACCTCGATGACGAGGCGCAGTGCGCGGCGTGGCTGCGCGCCGACCTGCGCGGCTTCTACGCCGACGACCCCGAGGATGGCGAGCTCGCCGACCGCTTCACCCCCTTTCGCGACAGTCGTCTCGCCGCCGTGTGGGATGACTCTGCTGCCGACCCGGCGACCCCGGTCGCGACGGTCAGTTCGTGGCCAACAAGGCTGACAACCCCGGGCGAGCGCTACGTCGAGGCCTGGGCCATCAGCTCAGTCACGGTCGCGCCGACGCACCGCCGCCGCGGCATCGCTCGCGCCCTGCTCGAGTCAGAGCTGGCTGCTGCGCGTGAGCACGGCGCTCCGCTCGCGGTGCTCACGGTCTCAGAGGCGACCATCTACGGGCGCTTCGGGTTCTCGCCCGCCGCCTTCGCCGCATCCCTCTCGATCGAGCAACGCCGCGCCAACTGGACCGGTCCCGTTCCTGAGGGCCGCGTGCACCTCGTCGAGCGGGCTTCCCTACGGCAGCAAGCGCCCGAGATCGAGCGCCGCGCGCGCCACGGAGTTCCCGGCGAGATCGACCGCTGGCCACGACTGTGGGATCGCATGTTCGCCCTCACCGGTGACACGAAGAAAGACGCGGGAGCCCTGCGCGCGGTGCGCTACGACGACGCCGACGGCGAGCCGCAGGGGTTCGCGCTCTACCGCGTCGCCGAGCAGGGCAGCGACTTCACGAAGCACCGCGTGACGGTCACCGAGCTGATCGCAGCCACCCCCGACGCGTACGCCGCGCTGTGGCGCTACCTGCTCGACCTCGACCTCGTCGCCGGGATCACGGTCGACTTGCGCAGCGTCGACGAACCGCTGCGCTGGCAGGTCGCGGATGCTCGTGCCGTGCGCACGACGGACGTCACCGATCATCTGTGGGTGCGCATCCTCGACGTGCCGGCCGCCTTCGCCGCGCGCGGCTACGCAGCCGAGGGCAGCCTCCTGCTCGACGTGGACGACCCCGACGGTATCGCGGCAGGACGCTACCTGCTCACCGCCCACACCGACGGGTCGGGGGAGTGCGCGCCGCTCGACGGGGATGCGCCCGACGGCGCGGCGCACCTCGCGCTCGACGTGCGGGCCCTCGGCTCGCTGTACCTCGGGGGCGTCAATGCGGCCACCCTCGCCGCCGCTGGCCGCATTGCCGAGCAGACGCCGGGCGCCGCCGTCGCCGCCGACGCGATGCTGCGTAGCCCGATCGCTCCGCGCCTCAGCATCTGGTTCTGA
- a CDS encoding M3 family metallopeptidase: MTNPFFAPSTLPYQLPPFAEIREEHYAEAIDAGMAEQRAEIAAITAQNDEPTFANTMEPLERSGQLLMRVLRVFYNQSSANSSDATNALEEQYAPLLSAHQDAITLDAALFARIDTLHSRLDELDLTDEQRYLIERRHTEMSLAGAGLDDTAKARLGELNSRLSTLTTKFEKNLLADTNDLAVVVDDVAELDGLTSGEIAACAQAAADRGLDGKYLVSLVLPTGHPYLASLTNRELRERIMAASRARGGRGGEHDNREVLLEIVRLRAERARLLGFDNHAAFVAADQTAKTPENIAAMLEKLAPAAAQNARAEQDKLEALAGHPIEAHDWAFYSEKVRAAEFDVDTAALRPYFEAERVLQKGVFAAATQVFGITFTERIDLVGYTDGVRVFEVHNEDGSELGLYLLDLYTRDAKRGGAWMNELIGQNELLDHPTVVVNNLNVPKPPAGAPTLLTFDEVNTFFHEFGHALHGLFAHVTYPHFTGTNVYRDFVEFPSQVNEMWMLWPGLVDDYAVHHETGEPIPAETIEKIRASETWGEGFATSEYLAAALLDQAWHRLSPEEANAVTDVAAFEAEALARVGLDNPAVPTRYSSTYFAHTFSGDYDAGYYSYIWSEVLDADTVEWFRENGGLTRANGDRFREYVLGIGGKRDPLEAYREFRGREARIEPLLERRGLAA; encoded by the coding sequence ATGACGAATCCGTTTTTCGCGCCGAGCACCCTGCCCTACCAGCTGCCTCCGTTCGCCGAGATCCGCGAGGAGCACTATGCCGAGGCGATCGACGCCGGCATGGCCGAGCAGCGCGCCGAGATCGCCGCGATCACCGCGCAAAACGATGAGCCGACATTTGCCAACACCATGGAACCGCTCGAGCGCAGTGGCCAGCTGCTCATGCGCGTGCTGCGAGTGTTCTACAACCAGTCGAGCGCCAACTCGTCTGACGCGACGAACGCGCTGGAGGAGCAGTACGCTCCCCTGCTGTCGGCGCACCAGGATGCAATCACACTCGATGCCGCACTGTTCGCCCGCATCGACACGTTGCACTCACGGCTTGACGAGCTCGACCTCACGGACGAGCAGCGGTATCTGATCGAGCGGCGCCATACCGAGATGTCGCTCGCCGGCGCCGGGCTCGACGACACCGCAAAGGCGCGCCTTGGCGAACTGAACAGCCGCCTGTCGACGCTCACCACGAAGTTCGAGAAGAATCTCCTGGCGGACACGAACGACCTCGCCGTCGTCGTCGACGACGTGGCCGAGCTCGACGGACTGACCTCGGGCGAGATCGCCGCCTGTGCGCAAGCCGCTGCCGACCGCGGGCTGGACGGCAAGTACCTCGTCTCGCTCGTGCTGCCGACGGGTCACCCCTACCTCGCGTCACTCACGAACCGTGAACTGCGCGAACGCATCATGGCCGCTTCACGAGCCCGCGGCGGTCGGGGTGGCGAGCACGACAACCGCGAGGTGCTGCTCGAGATCGTGCGGCTGCGGGCAGAGCGCGCTCGTCTGCTCGGATTCGACAACCACGCCGCATTTGTCGCGGCCGACCAGACCGCGAAGACACCCGAGAATATCGCCGCCATGCTCGAGAAGCTTGCCCCGGCGGCGGCACAGAATGCGCGGGCCGAGCAGGACAAGCTTGAGGCTCTTGCCGGTCACCCCATCGAGGCGCACGACTGGGCGTTCTACAGCGAGAAGGTGCGCGCCGCCGAGTTCGACGTCGATACCGCCGCCCTGCGTCCGTACTTCGAAGCGGAGCGCGTTCTGCAGAAGGGCGTGTTCGCCGCCGCCACCCAGGTGTTCGGCATCACCTTCACCGAGCGCATCGACCTCGTCGGGTACACCGACGGCGTGCGGGTGTTCGAGGTGCACAACGAGGACGGCAGCGAGCTGGGGCTCTACCTTCTCGATCTGTACACCCGCGACGCGAAGCGCGGCGGCGCCTGGATGAATGAGCTCATCGGCCAGAACGAGTTGCTCGACCACCCGACCGTGGTCGTCAACAACTTGAATGTGCCGAAGCCCCCGGCAGGCGCGCCGACCCTGCTCACCTTCGACGAGGTGAACACGTTCTTCCACGAATTCGGGCACGCCCTGCACGGTCTGTTCGCGCACGTTACCTACCCGCACTTCACGGGTACAAACGTCTATCGCGACTTCGTCGAGTTCCCGAGCCAGGTCAACGAAATGTGGATGCTGTGGCCCGGTCTCGTCGACGACTACGCCGTTCACCACGAAACCGGCGAGCCGATTCCGGCCGAGACGATCGAGAAGATCCGCGCGAGCGAAACGTGGGGCGAGGGTTTCGCGACGAGCGAGTACCTGGCTGCCGCCCTCCTCGACCAGGCGTGGCACCGGCTGAGCCCGGAGGAGGCGAACGCGGTCACCGACGTCGCCGCGTTCGAGGCGGAGGCGCTCGCCCGGGTCGGACTCGACAACCCGGCCGTGCCGACCCGCTACAGCTCGACGTATTTTGCCCACACGTTCTCGGGCGACTACGACGCTGGGTATTACAGCTACATCTGGAGCGAGGTGCTCGACGCCGACACGGTCGAGTGGTTCAGAGAGAACGGCGGCCTGACCCGCGCCAACGGCGACCGCTTCCGCGAATACGTGCTCGGGATCGGCGGCAAGCGCGACCCGCTCGAGGCGTACCGCGAGTTCCGGGGCCGCGAGGCCCGTATCGAGCCGCTGCTCGAGCGCCGGGGGCTCGCGGCCTAA
- a CDS encoding ArsR/SmtB family transcription factor, whose amino-acid sequence MTSTDTTDGRVADLDGLKALAHPLRVQIIEALSTYGAHTASTLGERLGESSGATSYHLRQLEKHGYVREVEGRGTARERWWERTPGPITMGGPELDQSEAGKQASRVIMREWLHHREAGVRDIVERGMTELAERWQHSTMLHSASVHVTAEQLHELNEQIFDLVSQFAAEHRGQRVVGSRPVQIQYFAFPVLDGHEITEEDAS is encoded by the coding sequence ATGACCTCCACCGACACCACCGACGGCCGCGTCGCCGACCTCGACGGCCTCAAGGCGCTGGCACATCCGCTGCGCGTGCAGATCATCGAGGCGCTGTCGACCTACGGTGCGCATACCGCGAGCACCCTGGGCGAGCGGCTCGGAGAGTCGAGCGGGGCCACCAGCTACCACCTGCGCCAGCTCGAAAAGCACGGCTATGTGCGCGAGGTCGAGGGGCGCGGCACCGCCCGCGAGCGCTGGTGGGAACGCACTCCCGGCCCGATCACGATGGGCGGGCCCGAGCTCGACCAGAGTGAGGCGGGCAAACAGGCCAGCCGCGTCATCATGCGCGAGTGGCTGCACCACCGCGAGGCGGGGGTGCGCGACATCGTCGAGCGCGGCATGACCGAGCTTGCCGAGCGCTGGCAGCACTCCACCATGCTGCACTCCGCCAGTGTCCACGTGACCGCTGAGCAGCTCCACGAATTGAACGAGCAGATCTTCGATCTGGTCAGTCAGTTCGCTGCCGAGCATCGCGGCCAACGGGTCGTCGGTTCCCGACCCGTCCAGATCCAGTACTTCGCCTTCCCCGTGCTCGATGGGCACGAGATCACCGAGGAGGACGCGTCATGA
- a CDS encoding GNAT family N-acetyltransferase: MVHVRPIDEGDHARWRELFTAYGVFYETEFPASALEGVWAWIRDPEHPLLCFVADDDAGTIVGFAHVREQPDTFTAGPGWYLDDLFTDPDARGQGIATALIEAISEHAARHGGGTLRWITAADNERAQRVYDRVATRTTWVTYEKEI; this comes from the coding sequence ATGGTTCACGTTCGGCCGATCGACGAGGGTGATCACGCGCGCTGGCGCGAACTGTTCACGGCGTACGGCGTCTTCTACGAAACCGAGTTTCCGGCGAGCGCGCTCGAGGGCGTCTGGGCGTGGATTCGCGATCCCGAGCATCCGTTGCTCTGTTTTGTAGCCGACGATGACGCGGGCACAATCGTCGGATTCGCTCACGTGCGCGAGCAACCCGACACGTTCACCGCGGGGCCCGGCTGGTACCTTGACGACCTGTTCACCGACCCGGATGCACGGGGTCAGGGAATCGCAACGGCCCTGATCGAGGCGATCAGCGAGCACGCGGCCCGCCACGGCGGCGGGACACTGCGCTGGATCACGGCCGCCGACAACGAACGCGCACAACGCGTGTACGACCGGGTGGCGACCCGTACCACCTGGGTCACCTACGAGAAGGAGATCTGA